DNA from Pichia kudriavzevii chromosome 5, complete sequence:
CCAACTCTCACAAAGCCGTTGGCTATTTATGTATTGGTACCTctgttttggttttcgCTATAGTTGTCTTGGGTGGCTTAACGAGACTTACCGAATCAGGTTTGTCCATCACTGAATGGAAGCCGGTCACTGGTGCTTTACCCCCAATGAACGAACAAGATTGgattgaagagtttgagaAGTACAAGGATTCACCTGAATTCAAACTACTCAACTCGGATATGGatcttgaagatttcaaatttatttattctATGGAGTGGTCCCATAGATTATTGGGAAGAATTATCGGGATGGTTTTCGTTTTGCCAACCCTTTATTTCATTGCAAGGAAAAAAGTTTCTCTGAGAACGTCTGCCAAATTGCTAGGTATTTGTGGATTGATAGGCTTACAAGGTGCAATTGGTTGGTGGATGGTTTATTCTGGTATTGATTCGGAGCTTTTAGAGGAGAGGCGTTCCAAGCCCACTGTCTCTCAATACAGATTGGCGACTCACCTCGGTGCTGCATTTTTGGTTTACTGTGCAATGATCTCTACCGGTTTCTCTGTCTTGAGAAATCAGTGGATTATGAAGAATCCTCAAGAGTATGCGAAATACTTCCAGCAAATCCAATCGAAATCACTATCTAAATTTAGGTTCTTCAATAAGGGTTTACTAGGTATAGTTTTCTTAACTGCAATGTCTGGCGCTTTTGTTGCTGGCTTGGATGCTGGTTTGATTTACAATACTTTCCCTGAAATGGGTGAAAACTATATCCCTTCATTTCACGAACTATTTGACCCAGTCCATTCGAGACTTAAAGATCAATCGGATTTATGGTGGAGAAACATGTTGGAAAACCAAGCAACTGTCCAATTAGAACATAGAATTTTGGCTACAACAACTGCTATTCTTGTCTTTGCTACTCACATGTATTCCCATAAAATCAAGACTATAATCCCAAGAC
Protein-coding regions in this window:
- a CDS encoding uncharacterized protein (PKUD0E04590; similar to Saccharomyces cerevisiae YER141W (COX15); ancestral locus Anc_8.183) codes for the protein MVFFARTQMFFTRNPVLLQSRFTNFFTKSTSKRLSTFDFVKSIRSANSVRTAGIPVSNVSKYFAAGFTQQSRQFSTASRLYNGVEASTAAANIRKSSWPANSHKAVGYLCIGTSVLVFAIVVLGGLTRLTESGLSITEWKPVTGALPPMNEQDWIEEFEKYKDSPEFKLLNSDMDLEDFKFIYSMEWSHRLLGRIIGMVFVLPTLYFIARKKVSLRTSAKLLGICGLIGLQGAIGWWMVYSGIDSELLEERRSKPTVSQYRLATHLGAAFLVYCAMISTGFSVLRNQWIMKNPQEYAKYFQQIQSKSLSKFRFFNKGLLGIVFLTAMSGAFVAGLDAGLIYNTFPEMGENYIPSFHELFDPVHSRLKDQSDLWWRNMLENQATVQLEHRILATTTAILVFATHMYSHKIKTIIPRPAYKWLNISMGVVTMQYILGMCTLLYLVPTDLAATHQAGALTLLTTVLLVVNNLKKPSRANMLILKKSLEETAKKSGGKLN